AAATTAAATCAATTCAATTCAATAATATTATCTAATCTCAATTTCAGTACCTTCAGGTGCTTTTACTTTAAAAAGGTAACCACCTTCTACACAGTATAGTATCTCACCATTTTTTATTTTAAAAGAATTGTAGCCTAAATTTTGAATTCTAGAAAGTTCAGCACGTACATCATCTGTTTCGAAGCATAGATGAACTATGCCTTCATTAAATTTACTCCAACTATTTAATGAATCGCCAGATTTTGAAGTTTGAAGCTCAATCCTAAAACCATTTAACTCAAGCCAAGTATTGTAGTCTCTACCGTGAAACCCCTTTGTTTCAGAAACTATATTGAAACCTAATATATCAGTGTAAAAGTCAAGTGATTGTTTGTAGCATGATGTTTGTATGCAAACGTGATGTATTTTTAATTTGTCCATAAAACCT
This genomic interval from Tissierellales bacterium contains the following:
- a CDS encoding VOC family protein; translation: MDKLKIHHVCIQTSCYKQSLDFYTDILGFNIVSETKGFHGRDYNTWLELNGFRIELQTSKSGDSLNSWSKFNEGIVHLCFETDDVRAELSRIQNLGYNSFKIKNGEILYCVEGGYLFKVKAPEGTEIEIR